A DNA window from Candidatus Woesearchaeota archaeon contains the following coding sequences:
- a CDS encoding VWA domain-containing protein, with protein sequence MAFPPIQFDNPFGWYAFSGVAALVLLYMIRPKMIDVKIPSLMFLIKQKGTREKSTFLKKFTTNVLFFLQLMLIALLAAAATSPLISTTYDSTAENTIIVLDVSASMQTKDDNGVRFDTAIKTAADYVRGTTSIILAESVPLIVLDKGSESKARDILSHLNPKETSTNIGDSMILANDLVGGTGQSQLDGRVIVISDFMWTEGADPEVIKTMLESRGLVVDFVNVAEDAGKKKSAPGNIGFTDMNIGNLETSITIKNYFDADKDVVVEVKNEDGAAKAFSKRVLAHSLETLSFPTMGGVTVATLKNAPGSDALSADTLAADNYLFISNPKKGGIKVLIISNKPSKFLKTAFEASGDVVVTESEPPIIPRITPEAYDIVVFNKVDPNKILTGTVDELRAFVRSGKSFIGTYQEDLSALKLNELLPVTLKQTFGESTVGKAVENQFTKDVEFGSVKAHYGAEADNATIVLATATTSGAPLIALKTYTPEGSRTGASNNGKVMYYGIDDIESDFKNAPSYPIFWNGILNFMVGVESLNNFNHKTGKIFAFDNEIPIQTPHAGITTSKLIMDNAGIYIINGVKHAANLVDEKESDVYQTVSFKTLTADSYTPKKIIKEKQVSLELYLLIGALAFLLLELLYSKYRGDF encoded by the coding sequence ATGGCATTTCCACCTATTCAATTTGACAACCCCTTCGGCTGGTACGCGTTTTCCGGCGTTGCAGCCCTTGTGCTGCTCTACATGATCCGGCCGAAGATGATTGATGTCAAAATTCCCTCATTGATGTTTCTCATCAAACAGAAAGGCACCCGTGAAAAAAGCACGTTCCTTAAAAAGTTCACCACCAATGTTCTTTTTTTCCTGCAATTGATGCTGATCGCGCTTCTCGCCGCAGCTGCGACATCGCCGCTGATTTCCACAACGTATGACTCCACTGCGGAAAATACCATTATTGTGCTCGACGTGTCCGCCTCAATGCAGACAAAGGATGACAACGGCGTGCGGTTTGACACTGCGATAAAAACAGCAGCCGACTATGTGCGCGGCACGACGTCAATCATCCTCGCTGAAAGCGTGCCCCTTATTGTGTTGGACAAGGGCAGTGAAAGCAAAGCGCGCGACATTCTTTCACACCTCAACCCAAAAGAGACCAGCACGAATATCGGTGATTCGATGATTCTGGCAAATGACCTTGTCGGTGGAACAGGACAGTCCCAGCTCGATGGCCGTGTCATTGTCATCAGCGATTTCATGTGGACCGAGGGCGCTGACCCTGAAGTTATCAAAACAATGCTTGAATCCAGGGGCCTTGTGGTTGATTTCGTGAATGTTGCTGAAGATGCAGGAAAAAAGAAAAGCGCTCCGGGAAACATAGGATTTACCGATATGAACATTGGCAATCTTGAAACATCCATCACCATAAAAAATTATTTTGATGCAGACAAGGATGTTGTTGTCGAGGTAAAAAATGAAGATGGCGCGGCAAAGGCATTTTCCAAGCGGGTTCTTGCCCATTCCCTTGAAACACTCTCTTTTCCGACCATGGGCGGCGTGACCGTTGCCACGCTGAAAAACGCGCCGGGCTCTGACGCGCTTTCCGCAGACACGCTCGCCGCAGACAATTATCTTTTCATTAGCAACCCGAAAAAGGGTGGCATCAAAGTGCTCATCATTTCCAACAAGCCGAGCAAATTCCTCAAGACTGCATTTGAAGCATCCGGCGATGTCGTGGTTACCGAGTCAGAGCCACCCATCATTCCCCGTATCACACCAGAGGCATACGACATTGTTGTTTTTAATAAGGTTGACCCAAACAAAATTCTGACCGGCACCGTTGACGAACTACGCGCCTTTGTGCGGAGCGGCAAGTCATTCATTGGCACGTATCAGGAAGACCTCAGCGCGCTGAAGCTCAACGAACTTCTTCCGGTCACGCTGAAGCAAACATTCGGCGAATCGACGGTTGGAAAAGCAGTTGAAAACCAATTCACCAAAGATGTTGAATTCGGCTCGGTGAAGGCGCATTACGGCGCAGAAGCAGACAACGCGACCATTGTTCTCGCCACCGCGACCACCAGCGGCGCTCCGCTCATTGCGCTGAAAACCTACACTCCCGAAGGCAGCAGAACCGGCGCCAGCAACAACGGAAAAGTGATGTACTACGGCATTGACGACATCGAGAGCGATTTCAAAAATGCGCCTTCCTATCCAATTTTCTGGAATGGCATTCTCAACTTTATGGTGGGCGTGGAAAGCCTCAACAACTTCAACCACAAGACTGGAAAAATCTTTGCGTTCGACAACGAAATTCCCATCCAGACGCCGCACGCTGGCATTACGACGTCAAAACTCATCATGGACAATGCAGGAATCTACATTATCAATGGCGTGAAACACGCAGCGAATCTGGTGGACGAAAAAGAATCAGACGTGTACCAGACCGTGTCATTTAAAACTCTTACTGCTGATTCATACACACCAAAAAAAATTATCAAGGAAAAACAGGTCAGCCTTGAATTGTACTTGCTCATTGGCGCGCTGGCGTTTTTGCTTTTGGAGCTCCTCTATTCAAAATATCGGGGTGACTTTTAA
- a CDS encoding PAC2 family protein encodes MTSWKVKQTVKKLPALKNPILIEGLPGIGNVGKVAVDFMIEELKAKKIYELFSYSLPHTVFVREDNLVELPSIEFYHVKAKTKGGARDLLFLAGDIQPTTEVASYEFSETVLNLMVELKCYELIAIGGIGLQDEPQKPKVLCTGTSHKYVQEFIKGTTVSPKLYGIVGPIIGATGLLIGMAKEKNIEGVCLLAETFAHPLYLGVKGSQEVLKVLEKKLQLKMNLKALNEEIQQVEKEIMKRTDQLTQMMKKNKVTETSYIG; translated from the coding sequence ATGACTTCGTGGAAAGTAAAACAAACAGTCAAGAAACTGCCGGCATTAAAAAATCCAATCCTTATCGAAGGGCTTCCGGGCATTGGCAACGTCGGCAAAGTTGCGGTTGATTTTATGATTGAAGAGCTCAAGGCAAAAAAAATTTATGAGCTCTTTTCGTATTCACTGCCGCACACGGTGTTTGTGCGTGAAGACAACCTCGTCGAACTGCCGAGCATTGAATTTTATCATGTCAAAGCAAAAACAAAAGGCGGCGCGCGCGACCTGCTGTTTCTCGCTGGTGACATCCAGCCCACCACTGAAGTCGCGTCGTATGAATTTTCTGAAACCGTGCTCAACCTTATGGTCGAACTGAAGTGTTATGAGCTCATTGCCATCGGCGGCATCGGCCTGCAGGATGAGCCGCAGAAACCGAAAGTGCTGTGCACGGGCACGAGCCACAAATATGTTCAGGAATTTATCAAAGGCACCACCGTTTCACCGAAACTGTATGGCATTGTCGGACCCATCATCGGCGCCACGGGCCTGCTGATTGGCATGGCAAAAGAAAAAAATATTGAAGGCGTCTGCCTGCTTGCTGAAACATTCGCGCATCCTCTTTATTTGGGAGTTAAAGGAAGCCAGGAAGTTCTTAAGGTGCTGGAAAAAAAATTACAGCTGAAAATGAACCTGAAAGCGCTGAACGAGGAAATCCAGCAGGTAGAAAAAGAAATCATGAAACGCACTGACCAGCTCACGCAGATGATGAAGAAGAATAAAGTGACTGAAACGAGTTATATTGGGTGA
- a CDS encoding VWA domain-containing protein — translation MALNETVAVLSEQLQHVKIVEGLRFLALEYIKKFPLKYPYVLGFVLAAILVFMIIIYTNFVRFPTREEKKDYKKQLRFFRFFIVITRSITLLLLFVALAAPYTFKEKQIEGEPAILVLSDASTSFQLLDPSLTIAKDLKSKLEKRVPTSSVDIASGLRSPIGDGILGALHGDDSVIVVSDGYANYGRDLGDVLLLASKLNTTINALDLAPQRADTSVTIQGPGGAILGSDIDLVVSVSQVGSVVPYKIIVDIDGIPVITAQPTGSSVFPIAKKLEQGPHKITATLVIDSNYDSFSQNNVFYKTVHVLPKPHVLFVAPPATPLTAKLQELYEVTVVEPASSGQYFSSPEALMPYAAIIVDNVAAGAMNSDQVSILTDYVTDGGGLFVVGGENSFDLGSYKDSVLELLLPVKSGKGEKKPDDKSNVVIVIDISGSTGAGFGPDGTKAVDVEKALAVKVLDDITDKDRVGVVAFNSQAFQISPVTPLKDKKQELISMISSLKDGGGTNVMAGIIEAERMLINIQGSNNIILISDGVTTKSVEALARIKMAQLGGIKTYAVGVGGKTNEKFMSEAANVGGGIYFQPSQEQHLKILFGDPEDKKGLTLTVLNENHFITKELTLSGEVTGFNQVVPKSSANMLITTAAGDPLVTVWRFGLGRVAALSTDDGHQWGAALLSAQNAKVFTRIINWVIGDPSKTRGFGVFTEDIRLGDSGDITLRSDKVPHSDKFPFEKIDTNTYRASFTPRDIGFYDALGNVIAVSYPSEYEKLGINPDLKNLVSVTGGEMFTKDDVDSIVEKAISTSKRKETQETSLRWPFLMAALVVFLFEVLVRKIRENM, via the coding sequence ATGGCGCTCAATGAAACCGTTGCAGTACTAAGCGAACAGTTGCAGCATGTCAAAATAGTTGAAGGCCTGCGTTTTCTTGCGCTCGAATATATCAAAAAATTTCCCCTGAAATACCCGTATGTGCTCGGCTTTGTGCTCGCTGCAATACTCGTTTTCATGATTATCATCTACACTAATTTTGTTCGTTTCCCGACACGCGAAGAGAAAAAAGACTACAAAAAACAACTGCGTTTCTTCCGTTTTTTTATCGTCATCACGCGCTCTATCACTCTGCTCTTGCTTTTTGTCGCGCTCGCCGCTCCGTACACTTTCAAAGAAAAACAGATTGAAGGCGAGCCGGCAATTCTCGTGCTCTCTGATGCATCGACCTCATTCCAACTTCTTGACCCTTCGCTCACGATTGCAAAAGACCTGAAATCAAAACTGGAAAAGCGCGTTCCGACGTCAAGCGTTGACATTGCTTCCGGACTCCGTTCACCGATTGGTGACGGCATTTTGGGGGCGCTCCACGGTGATGACAGTGTTATTGTTGTTTCAGATGGCTATGCAAACTACGGCCGTGACCTTGGCGATGTTCTGTTGCTTGCATCAAAACTGAACACGACCATCAATGCGCTTGACCTTGCGCCGCAGCGCGCAGACACATCTGTTACTATTCAGGGGCCTGGAGGTGCAATTCTCGGAAGTGACATTGATCTGGTTGTTTCTGTTTCACAAGTTGGCAGCGTTGTGCCCTACAAAATTATTGTTGATATCGACGGCATTCCCGTCATTACAGCGCAGCCAACCGGCTCAAGTGTTTTTCCAATCGCCAAAAAGCTCGAACAGGGGCCGCATAAAATAACCGCAACACTGGTCATTGACTCGAACTATGATTCCTTTTCACAAAACAACGTGTTCTATAAAACCGTTCATGTGCTTCCCAAGCCGCACGTGTTATTTGTTGCGCCGCCGGCAACGCCGCTGACTGCAAAATTGCAGGAGTTGTACGAGGTTACGGTTGTTGAGCCGGCGAGCAGCGGCCAATACTTTTCGTCGCCTGAAGCCTTGATGCCGTATGCTGCTATTATTGTTGACAATGTTGCAGCAGGGGCGATGAATTCTGATCAGGTCAGCATTCTGACTGATTATGTGACTGACGGCGGCGGATTGTTTGTGGTTGGCGGCGAAAATAGTTTTGACCTCGGCAGCTACAAGGATTCCGTGCTTGAGCTTTTGCTGCCGGTGAAGAGTGGTAAGGGCGAAAAAAAGCCGGATGACAAATCAAACGTCGTCATTGTTATTGATATTTCAGGTAGTACCGGCGCAGGATTTGGCCCTGACGGCACAAAAGCGGTTGATGTTGAAAAAGCGCTCGCGGTCAAAGTGCTTGATGATATTACCGACAAAGATCGGGTTGGTGTGGTTGCCTTCAATTCTCAAGCGTTCCAAATTTCTCCGGTCACGCCGCTCAAAGACAAAAAGCAGGAACTTATTTCGATGATATCATCGCTCAAAGACGGCGGCGGAACCAACGTCATGGCTGGCATCATAGAAGCAGAACGCATGCTCATCAACATTCAGGGAAGCAATAACATAATCCTCATTTCCGATGGTGTGACCACTAAATCAGTGGAGGCGCTTGCACGAATTAAAATGGCGCAGTTGGGCGGCATCAAAACCTACGCCGTTGGTGTCGGCGGCAAGACCAACGAAAAATTCATGTCAGAGGCAGCAAATGTTGGCGGCGGAATTTATTTCCAGCCATCACAGGAGCAGCACCTAAAAATTCTTTTTGGCGATCCTGAAGACAAAAAAGGCCTCACGCTTACGGTACTCAATGAAAATCATTTTATCACCAAAGAGCTGACGCTGAGCGGCGAAGTGACCGGCTTCAACCAAGTCGTTCCCAAGTCCAGCGCAAATATGCTCATCACCACTGCTGCGGGCGATCCTTTAGTGACCGTCTGGCGATTCGGCTTGGGCCGCGTTGCGGCGCTGTCGACGGATGACGGTCACCAGTGGGGTGCGGCATTGCTGTCTGCACAGAACGCAAAAGTGTTTACTCGCATCATCAACTGGGTTATCGGTGACCCAAGCAAGACGCGCGGCTTTGGGGTGTTCACCGAAGATATCCGGCTGGGCGACAGCGGTGACATCACCTTGCGAAGCGACAAGGTTCCCCATTCTGACAAATTCCCCTTTGAAAAAATTGACACAAACACGTATCGTGCAAGCTTCACGCCGCGCGATATCGGCTTCTACGACGCGCTGGGCAACGTCATCGCCGTGAGCTATCCCAGCGAATACGAAAAGCTCGGTATCAACCCTGACCTCAAAAATTTGGTGTCAGTCACCGGTGGCGAGATGTTCACGAAAGACGACGTTGACAGCATTGTCGAAAAGGCAATTTCGACGTCAAAACGCAAAGAGACGCAGGAAACATCACTCCGCTGGCCCTTTTTGATGGCTGCGCTCGTGGTGTTTTTGTTTGAGGTGCTGGTGCGGAAGATACGGGAGAATATGTGA
- a CDS encoding phosphate uptake regulator PhoU, giving the protein MESRKIIAFGSSSFVISLPKAWINQNKLKKGDVVQLDDKKTELLVYPTRIQKDEEPKHTVILTDDKDLDYIRTKIVSSYLNGYGVIDIKGSRLEQDAAHIKTILRNLTGLEIIHQSSDKITAKDLLNIGEINVGTLIRRMDNIVRSMVIDAIDSLNKDHYTSIVERDMDLNRLAFLAFRVIKAALSDNALAKKLNLSNSDLLQDWLVVSRLEKIGDQQKRIARHLRNVSIHKKPKEELHKILTLIQNDYTDVMTAYYKKDLEASYLIDNTNSARMLTCKNYLETIRGNELVEVARTIDHVKSMRTDIKTIARAVMDGETTSTSHPI; this is encoded by the coding sequence ATGGAAAGCAGAAAAATAATCGCGTTTGGCAGTTCGTCATTTGTCATCTCCCTGCCAAAGGCATGGATCAATCAAAACAAGCTGAAAAAAGGCGACGTGGTTCAGCTCGATGACAAAAAAACGGAATTGCTGGTCTATCCGACCAGAATCCAAAAAGACGAAGAGCCCAAGCACACGGTTATTCTCACTGATGACAAAGACCTCGATTACATTCGCACCAAAATTGTCTCATCGTATCTCAACGGCTACGGTGTTATCGACATCAAGGGCAGTCGGCTCGAACAGGACGCGGCGCACATCAAGACCATTCTCCGCAATCTGACAGGGCTTGAAATCATCCACCAATCCTCTGACAAAATCACGGCGAAAGACTTGCTTAACATCGGCGAAATAAATGTGGGCACGCTCATTCGCCGCATGGACAACATCGTGCGCTCGATGGTTATTGACGCCATCGACAGCCTGAACAAGGACCATTACACAAGCATTGTCGAGCGGGATATGGATCTGAACAGGCTCGCGTTTCTCGCATTTCGCGTTATCAAGGCCGCGCTCAGCGACAATGCGCTTGCAAAAAAACTAAATCTTTCAAACAGCGACCTTCTTCAGGACTGGCTGGTTGTTTCACGCCTCGAAAAAATCGGCGACCAGCAGAAGCGCATCGCGCGGCACCTCCGAAATGTTTCCATCCACAAAAAGCCAAAAGAAGAGCTCCACAAGATTTTGACGCTGATTCAAAACGACTACACCGACGTCATGACCGCGTATTATAAGAAAGACCTTGAGGCATCGTATCTGATTGACAACACGAACAGTGCGCGTATGCTTACTTGCAAAAATTATCTGGAAACAATTCGCGGCAATGAGCTCGTCGAAGTGGCGCGCACGATTGACCACGTCAAAAGCATGAGAACCGACATCAAGACGATTGCACGGGCGGTTATGGATGGCGAAACAACGAGCACCTCTCACCCAATATAA